One segment of Oscillospiraceae bacterium MB08-C2-2 DNA contains the following:
- a CDS encoding iron-containing alcohol dehydrogenase: protein MQNFEFQNATKLVFGRNAEEEAGACSKEFGTRVLLHYGGGSIKRSGLYDRVLASLKAEGLEVLELGGVAANPLLSKVEEGIALCKKEKIDFILAVGGGSVIDSAKGIAAGAMLDEPIWDYYIEGKPVSKALPIGVVLTIPAAGSESSNGSVITHDETQYKRYISYPVLKAKFALMNPELTFTLSPYQTACGCADIFAHLLERYFAPEDHVELTDRYIESTMKVVLGNLPVVLEQPENYDARAELMFAGTLAHNGLLNCGRTGDWGSHDIEHELSGLYNIAHGAGLSIIFPAWMKYMVKEAPEKFAQFARRVFGIDDAGSNEEIAHKGIAKLEDFFRSVGLPVRFSEADLPADQLELMAEKAVFNRGTVGNLKPLGKEDIVAIYKLAL, encoded by the coding sequence ATGCAGAATTTTGAGTTTCAAAATGCAACCAAGCTTGTTTTCGGCCGCAATGCCGAAGAAGAGGCCGGAGCTTGCTCCAAGGAGTTTGGCACCCGGGTGCTGCTGCATTATGGCGGCGGCTCCATCAAAAGGAGCGGGCTTTATGACCGTGTTCTTGCTTCTCTCAAGGCCGAGGGGCTGGAGGTTCTGGAGCTGGGCGGCGTAGCGGCCAATCCTTTGCTTTCTAAGGTTGAGGAGGGAATCGCCCTCTGTAAAAAGGAGAAGATTGACTTTATTCTGGCGGTAGGCGGCGGCAGTGTAATCGATTCGGCCAAGGGAATCGCTGCTGGTGCTATGCTGGATGAGCCTATCTGGGATTACTACATAGAGGGCAAGCCGGTTAGCAAGGCGCTGCCCATCGGTGTGGTGCTGACCATTCCTGCCGCTGGCTCCGAATCCTCCAACGGCTCGGTGATTACCCACGATGAAACCCAGTATAAGCGCTACATCAGCTACCCGGTTCTGAAAGCCAAATTTGCCCTGATGAACCCGGAGCTGACCTTTACTTTAAGCCCTTACCAGACCGCCTGCGGCTGTGCGGATATTTTTGCCCACCTGCTGGAGCGGTATTTTGCCCCCGAGGATCATGTGGAGCTCACCGACCGGTATATTGAATCCACCATGAAGGTGGTGCTGGGCAACCTGCCGGTGGTGCTGGAACAGCCGGAAAACTACGATGCCCGGGCCGAGCTGATGTTTGCAGGCACCCTGGCCCACAACGGCCTGCTCAACTGCGGGCGCACCGGCGACTGGGGCAGCCACGACATTGAGCACGAGCTGAGCGGCCTTTATAACATCGCCCATGGAGCGGGGCTTTCTATCATCTTTCCGGCATGGATGAAGTATATGGTGAAGGAAGCACCGGAGAAATTTGCCCAGTTTGCCCGGCGTGTATTTGGCATTGACGATGCCGGCAGCAACGAGGAGATCGCCCACAAAGGAATTGCAAAGCTGGAGGATTTCTTCCGCAGCGTGGGGCTTCCTGTTCGATTCTCTGAGGCTGACCTTCCTGCCGATCAGCTTGAATTGATGGCTGAAAAGGCCGTATTCAACCGGGGAACTGTCGGGAATTTGAAACCTCTTGGCAAAGAGGATATTGTGGCCATCTATAAGCTGGCTCTGTAG
- the pyrE gene encoding orotate phosphoribosyltransferase: MENKAVLEIFKECGSLLEGHFLLTSGKHSDRYCQCALLLQHPDKAAVVVKEIADQVKDLAPTVVVGPAMGGVVVAYELARQLGVNGIFTERENGEMTLRRGFHLSPEDRVLISEDVITTGKSTLETVAVIEAAGAKVIGLTALVDRRTPDIQLPFPVYAATTLSVQTFEADACPICEKGTPIVKPGSRKLPMPK, translated from the coding sequence ATGGAAAACAAAGCTGTTTTAGAAATATTCAAGGAATGCGGCAGTCTGCTGGAGGGGCATTTCTTGCTGACCAGCGGCAAGCACAGTGACCGCTATTGCCAGTGCGCCCTTTTGCTCCAGCACCCCGATAAGGCCGCTGTGGTGGTCAAGGAAATCGCCGATCAGGTCAAGGATCTTGCCCCCACTGTTGTGGTGGGCCCGGCCATGGGCGGCGTTGTGGTAGCCTATGAGCTGGCACGCCAGCTTGGGGTAAACGGTATCTTCACTGAGCGTGAAAACGGTGAAATGACCCTGCGCAGGGGCTTCCACCTCAGCCCCGAGGATCGTGTGCTCATCAGCGAGGATGTCATCACCACCGGCAAATCTACCCTTGAAACCGTGGCGGTTATCGAAGCCGCCGGAGCCAAGGTGATCGGCCTCACCGCCTTAGTGGACCGCCGCACGCCCGATATCCAGCTGCCCTTCCCCGTTTATGCGGCCACCACCCTTTCGGTGCAGACCTTTGAGGCAGATGCCTGCCCCATCTGCGAAAAGGGAACCCCCATTGTCAAGCCCGGCAGCCGCAAGCTCCCCATGCCCAAATAG
- a CDS encoding dihydroorotate dehydrogenase: MASGTFGFGEEFAPYMDISCLGGISSKGLTLHPKAGNGGHRMWETPSGMLNSVGLQNPGVPHFIEHELPAMLGLGPAVLANLGGNTLEEYLEGACLLDATQVDFIELNISCPNVKHGGAAFGTKAAVAHEVVAAVRKATSKPLMVKLSPNAEDIVEMALACEAAGADCLSLINTLKGMAIDINRRKPVFRNVVAGLSGPAVRPIALRMVYDVCGAVKIPVVGLGGIASGRDVLEFIMAGATAVQVGTANFIRPDMSAVILEELSSLMDKLGIESLEEIRGAAH; the protein is encoded by the coding sequence ATGGCTTCGGGTACCTTCGGCTTTGGCGAAGAATTCGCCCCTTATATGGATATAAGCTGTCTGGGCGGCATTTCCTCCAAGGGCCTGACACTGCACCCCAAGGCAGGCAATGGCGGCCACCGTATGTGGGAAACCCCCTCCGGTATGCTCAACAGCGTGGGCCTGCAAAACCCGGGGGTACCGCATTTTATAGAGCATGAGCTGCCCGCTATGCTGGGGCTGGGGCCGGCTGTGCTGGCCAATCTGGGCGGCAACACGTTAGAAGAATATCTGGAGGGCGCCTGCCTGCTGGATGCAACCCAAGTGGATTTTATTGAACTGAACATATCCTGCCCCAATGTTAAGCACGGCGGAGCTGCTTTCGGAACCAAGGCCGCTGTGGCCCACGAGGTGGTTGCCGCTGTGCGCAAGGCTACCAGTAAGCCTCTTATGGTCAAACTTTCCCCCAATGCAGAGGATATTGTGGAAATGGCGCTGGCCTGCGAAGCCGCAGGAGCGGATTGCCTCTCCCTGATCAACACCCTTAAAGGGATGGCCATTGATATAAACAGGCGCAAGCCGGTTTTCCGCAATGTGGTGGCGGGGCTTTCGGGGCCTGCTGTTCGGCCCATCGCCCTACGGATGGTTTATGATGTATGCGGTGCAGTTAAAATCCCGGTCGTTGGCTTGGGTGGCATTGCCTCCGGGCGGGATGTGCTGGAATTCATTATGGCTGGTGCTACCGCTGTTCAGGTTGGAACGGCTAATTTTATTCGGCCGGATATGTCGGCTGTTATTTTAGAGGAGCTTAGCTCTTTGATGGATAAGTTGGGAATCGAGTCGCTGGAAGAAATCCGGGGAGCGGCCCACTGA
- a CDS encoding dihydroorotate dehydrogenase electron transfer subunit gives MSYSQVKIISNRQLAPGIFKMELPAPEMPLPGQFYMLRPAQSRVLLPRAISVCDWADGVATLLYQLVGEGTIQLSQMQAGEPLGMLGPIGGTFPIDFSRPVALVGGGIGTAPLVYLSRRLKEAGITADAFLGYRDTPYFTEQFEPFTRRIAIATETGEAGTKGFVTALFDPADYEAILCCGPTPMMKAVNALGQKSGVPVYVSLENKMACGVGACLACTCGTKDGKYRRVCKDGPVFLGEEVDFEA, from the coding sequence ATGAGCTATTCGCAGGTAAAAATTATATCCAACCGGCAGCTTGCCCCGGGGATTTTCAAAATGGAGCTCCCCGCCCCAGAGATGCCGCTTCCTGGTCAGTTTTATATGCTGCGCCCCGCCCAGAGCCGGGTGCTTTTGCCCCGAGCCATTAGTGTCTGCGATTGGGCAGATGGGGTGGCCACCCTCCTTTATCAGTTGGTGGGTGAAGGAACCATCCAGCTTTCTCAAATGCAGGCCGGTGAGCCTCTTGGCATGCTGGGGCCCATCGGCGGCACCTTTCCTATAGATTTCTCCCGGCCTGTGGCTTTGGTGGGAGGCGGCATCGGCACAGCGCCGCTGGTGTATCTCAGCCGCCGCCTCAAGGAAGCCGGAATCACCGCTGATGCCTTTCTGGGCTACCGGGATACCCCCTACTTCACAGAGCAGTTTGAGCCTTTTACCCGCCGGATAGCCATTGCCACCGAAACAGGTGAAGCCGGAACCAAGGGCTTTGTAACCGCTCTGTTTGATCCAGCTGATTATGAGGCGATTCTTTGCTGCGGCCCCACCCCCATGATGAAAGCAGTCAATGCTTTGGGGCAAAAGTCTGGCGTTCCCGTTTATGTCTCGCTGGAAAACAAAATGGCCTGCGGTGTGGGGGCCTGCCTTGCCTGCACCTGCGGAACCAAGGATGGAAAATACCGCCGGGTCTGCAAGGATGGCCCGGTGTTTTTAGGGGAGGAAGTCGACTTTGAGGCTTAA
- a CDS encoding immunoglobulin-like domain-containing protein, translating into MQRILCLILVLTLALTSCTPKAESKTLALEDVLSLSEMTLALSWEDFEAFSHKDASAEKHRWEFPMAEAEYSLFIEGENMDDPPEHIVLLRSTGESIDIRVEDVQAFLKAEPDEEPISQSEPEPPKETSEPASPSSAVSNSQAQSSKPAYRVEASPASYAVDAPSITVKITNTSQVEGGYGYMYRIEREVNGSWQAIPLDFNVIEIFVTLPAGQTNTEEFSLFQEQYDYQPGTYHIVLSDGLGGASAQFTLE; encoded by the coding sequence ATGCAACGTATTTTGTGCCTCATTCTTGTTCTGACTTTAGCTTTGACTTCCTGCACCCCCAAGGCAGAATCCAAGACCTTAGCTCTTGAGGATGTTCTTTCCCTTTCTGAAATGACTCTCGCTCTGTCGTGGGAGGATTTTGAGGCATTTTCCCATAAGGATGCCAGCGCCGAAAAACACCGTTGGGAATTCCCTATGGCAGAAGCGGAATACTCCTTGTTCATTGAAGGAGAGAATATGGACGATCCGCCCGAGCATATTGTGCTGCTCCGCAGCACGGGCGAAAGCATTGATATCCGTGTGGAGGATGTGCAGGCTTTTTTGAAGGCGGAACCGGATGAAGAGCCTATCTCCCAATCCGAGCCAGAGCCCCCAAAAGAAACCAGTGAGCCGGCTTCTCCCAGCAGTGCTGTTTCAAACAGCCAAGCCCAATCCTCCAAGCCAGCTTATAGAGTTGAGGCCTCCCCCGCCAGCTATGCCGTGGATGCCCCATCCATTACTGTAAAGATCACCAACACCTCTCAGGTTGAGGGCGGTTATGGCTACATGTACCGCATTGAGCGGGAGGTAAACGGCAGCTGGCAAGCAATCCCCCTCGATTTCAACGTTATTGAAATTTTCGTGACTTTGCCAGCTGGCCAAACCAACACAGAAGAGTTTAGTCTGTTTCAGGAGCAATATGACTACCAGCCCGGCACTTACCACATTGTGCTTTCGGATGGGCTAGGCGGTGCATCCGCCCAGTTCACTCTGGAATGA
- the pyrF gene encoding orotidine-5'-phosphate decarboxylase encodes MKLIDRLHQRVMEKGHVCLGLDTDAAYLPEDFRKGFESDAAAVLAFNKEIIDSTHDIVAVYKVQIAYYEAMGLAGMETYAKTLAYLREKQAIIIADVKRGDIAKTAEMYAAAHFTGDFEADFITVSPYMGMDTLEPYFPYLATGEKGLFVLVATSNPGAPDIEGLIADDQPVYLTVGEKTAKLGEQFAGECGYSAIGGVVGCTNSQDTQRIRQRLPGMFFLIPGYGAQGGTASEIAHYLHKGSGGVVNSSRGILMSWKKPEHAGKSFAAAARDEAIAMRDDILFF; translated from the coding sequence ATGAAGCTCATTGATCGGCTGCACCAGCGTGTAATGGAAAAAGGACATGTCTGCCTCGGCTTGGATACCGACGCCGCCTACCTCCCGGAGGATTTCCGCAAGGGATTTGAGAGCGATGCCGCCGCTGTGCTGGCCTTTAATAAGGAAATCATCGATTCCACCCACGATATTGTGGCTGTTTATAAGGTGCAGATTGCCTACTACGAGGCCATGGGCCTTGCCGGTATGGAGACCTACGCCAAAACCCTTGCCTATCTGCGGGAAAAGCAGGCCATCATCATAGCCGATGTCAAGCGGGGCGATATTGCCAAAACCGCCGAGATGTATGCCGCCGCCCATTTCACCGGGGATTTTGAGGCAGATTTCATCACGGTCAGCCCCTATATGGGCATGGATACCTTAGAGCCTTACTTCCCCTATCTGGCCACCGGGGAAAAGGGCCTCTTTGTGCTGGTTGCCACCTCCAACCCCGGCGCCCCGGACATTGAAGGGCTGATTGCCGATGACCAGCCGGTTTATCTCACTGTCGGCGAAAAAACGGCCAAGCTTGGAGAACAGTTTGCCGGAGAATGCGGCTACAGCGCCATTGGCGGCGTGGTGGGCTGCACCAACTCCCAAGATACCCAGCGCATCCGCCAGCGGCTTCCCGGGATGTTCTTCCTGATTCCCGGCTATGGGGCACAAGGCGGCACCGCTTCCGAAATCGCCCACTATCTCCACAAGGGCAGCGGTGGGGTGGTTAATTCCTCCCGTGGGATTCTCATGAGCTGGAAAAAGCCCGAGCATGCAGGCAAGAGCTTTGCCGCCGCTGCCCGGGATGAAGCCATCGCCATGCGAGACGACATACTTTTTTTTTGA
- a CDS encoding dihydroorotase, with protein sequence MSTLIRNIKAVDSSKERNLELLIENGLIAQIAEHIEGDFETVLDGGGKVLLPAFTDLHAHFRDPGLTHKEDILSGCRSAVRGGYVNVSLMANTKPVCSSMDTVEYVLEKGKQAGLCRLHQTVSITEGFDGKTLSHLDALDTAKVRWLSDDGVGVADTGVMLAAMDKANQLGLGLMLHEEDPALTHRNLYLAEDLMTTRDVKLAVHTGCKTHFCHVSTIDSLGDIISGKLMCDNITCEVTPHHLCLNDTTEYAVAPPLRDESHRRYLVECLRNGYIDAIATDHAPHTQEDKEKGVNGMVGLECAFAACYTHLVRTGEITLSQLSALMSRNPARILGFEGGVIEPGVPADLVLVDVESPFVFNASDCSSKGHNTPFDGQTFYGRILMTMKQGEIVYEAH encoded by the coding sequence ATGTCCACCCTTATCAGGAATATAAAAGCGGTCGACTCCAGCAAGGAGCGTAACCTAGAGCTGCTGATTGAAAATGGCCTCATAGCTCAAATTGCCGAGCACATTGAAGGGGATTTTGAAACGGTTTTGGATGGCGGCGGCAAGGTTCTGCTCCCCGCCTTTACCGATCTCCACGCTCATTTCCGCGATCCCGGCCTTACCCACAAGGAAGACATCCTTTCCGGGTGCCGGTCAGCGGTGCGGGGCGGCTATGTGAATGTGAGCCTTATGGCCAACACAAAGCCGGTGTGCAGCAGTATGGATACAGTGGAGTATGTGCTGGAAAAAGGCAAGCAGGCCGGCCTTTGCCGCCTGCACCAGACGGTTTCCATCACCGAGGGCTTTGACGGAAAAACCCTTTCCCATCTGGATGCCCTTGACACCGCCAAGGTGCGCTGGCTTTCGGATGACGGCGTAGGCGTGGCCGATACCGGCGTGATGCTGGCGGCCATGGATAAAGCCAACCAGCTGGGGCTGGGGCTGATGCTCCACGAAGAAGACCCGGCGCTCACCCACCGCAACCTTTATCTGGCGGAGGATCTCATGACCACCCGGGATGTGAAGCTGGCTGTGCACACCGGCTGCAAGACCCACTTCTGCCATGTGAGCACCATCGATTCGCTGGGGGATATCATCAGCGGCAAGCTCATGTGCGACAACATCACCTGCGAGGTAACCCCCCATCACCTTTGCCTGAATGATACCACCGAGTATGCCGTGGCTCCACCTCTGCGGGATGAAAGCCACCGCCGCTATTTGGTGGAATGCCTGCGCAACGGCTACATCGATGCCATTGCCACCGACCACGCCCCCCATACACAGGAAGATAAGGAAAAAGGCGTTAACGGCATGGTGGGGTTAGAATGTGCCTTTGCCGCCTGCTATACCCATCTGGTGCGCACCGGTGAAATTACCCTTTCCCAGCTTTCTGCACTGATGTCCCGCAATCCGGCCCGGATACTGGGCTTTGAGGGCGGGGTCATCGAGCCGGGGGTTCCCGCCGATCTGGTTCTGGTGGATGTGGAATCACCCTTTGTTTTTAATGCATCGGATTGCTCCTCCAAGGGGCATAACACCCCTTTTGACGGGCAAACCTTTTATGGCAGGATACTCATGACTATGAAGCAAGGAGAAATTGTATATGAAGCTCATTGA
- the pyrB gene encoding aspartate carbamoyltransferase, translating into MKPNLQHILGISDFRQKDLDYIISVADTIARNPKRYAEVAKGKILATLFFEPSTRTRLSFESAMLRLGGNVIGFSDMSTTSASKGETLEDTARTVSCYSDLMAVRHPVPLSPHKMAAAAGVPVINAGDGANEHPTQTLTDLVTIYRRFGRVDHLTIGLCGDLKYGRTVHSLIRMLSRYPGNRFVLISPPELPMPTEIVEELTAQGMDITENSNLTAALPELDILYMTRIQRERFSDPEQYQRLKGCYILDSEKMEHAKADMIVLHPLPRVDEITEDVDNDPRAWYFKQAQMGVFARMALIIKLLELNDLMTEDYIYVHPYQEYKSGRLQQGA; encoded by the coding sequence ATGAAGCCAAACTTACAACACATTCTCGGAATATCAGATTTCCGTCAAAAAGATTTGGATTATATTATTTCAGTAGCCGATACTATTGCCCGTAATCCCAAGCGTTATGCTGAGGTTGCAAAAGGCAAAATATTGGCTACTCTTTTTTTTGAGCCCAGCACCCGCACCCGCCTTTCTTTTGAAAGCGCCATGCTTCGCTTAGGCGGAAATGTCATCGGGTTCTCAGATATGTCCACCACCTCTGCTTCCAAAGGGGAAACACTGGAGGATACCGCCCGCACCGTCAGCTGCTACAGCGATCTGATGGCTGTGCGCCACCCGGTGCCCCTTTCCCCCCACAAAATGGCGGCCGCCGCCGGGGTTCCGGTCATCAACGCCGGGGATGGCGCCAACGAGCACCCCACCCAAACCCTCACCGATCTGGTCACCATTTACCGGCGCTTCGGCCGGGTGGATCACCTGACCATCGGCCTGTGCGGGGATCTTAAATACGGCCGCACCGTTCATTCCCTGATTCGGATGCTCTCCCGGTATCCGGGCAACCGGTTTGTGCTGATCAGCCCCCCCGAGCTGCCCATGCCCACCGAGATTGTGGAGGAATTGACAGCCCAGGGCATGGATATCACCGAAAACAGCAATCTGACTGCCGCTTTGCCGGAGCTGGATATCCTGTATATGACCCGCATCCAGCGGGAGCGCTTTTCTGATCCGGAGCAATACCAGCGGCTCAAGGGCTGCTACATTCTGGATAGCGAAAAGATGGAGCACGCCAAAGCGGATATGATTGTGCTGCACCCCCTACCCCGGGTGGATGAAATCACCGAGGATGTGGACAATGACCCTCGGGCATGGTATTTCAAACAGGCGCAGATGGGTGTCTTTGCCCGGATGGCTCTGATTATCAAGCTGCTGGAACTCAACGATCTTATGACGGAGGATTACATCTATGTCCACCCTTATCAGGAATATAAAAGCGGTCGACTCCAGCAAGGAGCGTAA
- the rpmB gene encoding 50S ribosomal protein L28 codes for MAKCDICGKGVSFGIKVSHSHRRSNRTWKPNVKRVKAVVNGSPCHIHACTRCLRSDKVVRAV; via the coding sequence ATGGCTAAATGCGATATTTGCGGAAAAGGTGTTTCTTTTGGAATTAAAGTTTCTCACTCTCACCGCAGGAGTAATCGGACTTGGAAACCCAATGTGAAACGTGTCAAAGCAGTTGTGAACGGTTCACCTTGTCACATCCACGCCTGCACCCGGTGCCTCCGTTCCGACAAGGTTGTCAGAGCGGTCTAA
- a CDS encoding site-2 protease family protein, translated as MLLGGNMQDQLFTTFVRVLVIFTALPVHEFAHGFVADRLGDPTPRCQGRLTLNPFAHLDPMGSIALLLFGFGWAKPVSIDARNFKKPKWGMALSSLAGPGANVLMSFIALVCFKLLLAFEGSFDPRFYRAAAGLGSVLSLVISINLYLAVFNLLPIPPLDGSRIFSAVLPSKLYWSLMRYERVIYVILILLMMTGILSIPLRILSGYILDLLNWLTLPLDLLVGRLR; from the coding sequence ATGCTGCTGGGCGGTAATATGCAGGATCAGCTTTTTACAACCTTTGTTCGTGTGCTGGTGATTTTCACGGCGCTGCCGGTGCATGAATTTGCCCATGGCTTTGTAGCCGACCGGCTGGGCGACCCCACACCCCGCTGTCAGGGCCGCCTGACCCTGAATCCCTTTGCCCATCTGGACCCAATGGGCAGCATTGCCCTTTTGCTTTTCGGCTTCGGCTGGGCAAAACCGGTGAGCATTGATGCCCGCAATTTTAAAAAGCCCAAATGGGGGATGGCCTTATCCTCTTTGGCCGGGCCGGGAGCCAATGTGCTCATGTCCTTTATCGCTTTGGTTTGCTTTAAGCTGCTCCTTGCCTTTGAGGGTTCTTTTGACCCCCGGTTTTATCGGGCCGCCGCTGGCCTTGGGAGTGTGCTGAGCCTTGTGATCAGCATCAACCTGTATCTGGCGGTGTTCAATCTGCTGCCCATTCCGCCGCTGGATGGCTCCCGGATTTTTTCGGCGGTTCTGCCTTCCAAGCTTTATTGGAGCCTGATGCGCTATGAGCGGGTGATTTATGTCATACTGATTCTTCTGATGATGACCGGAATTCTGAGCATTCCATTGCGGATTCTTTCCGGCTACATTTTAGACCTGCTTAATTGGCTGACTCTGCCTCTCGATCTGCTGGTGGGGAGACTGCGCTGA
- a CDS encoding segregation/condensation protein A: MPGPMEELQFRVAEFEGPLDLLLVLITRHKMDIFNIEISALLAQYLAAIEQMKEQDLDVASEFLEMASRLVYMKTVSLLPRHEEENQRLQQELTGQLLELRLCKAVARLLGERNLASDLFVREPMPLPVDQTYTLVHPRGVLFDAYADAVGREARRRPPPEETFRPLVAHPMVSVTSKIFTVLRALRRREKVPMGELFEKSGGRSGMVATFLALLELVHSQRIVVREGEVLSKPRRR; this comes from the coding sequence ATGCCCGGCCCCATGGAAGAGCTGCAATTCCGGGTGGCGGAGTTTGAAGGCCCGCTGGATTTGCTTCTGGTGCTGATCACCCGCCATAAGATGGATATTTTTAATATTGAGATATCCGCCCTGCTGGCCCAGTATCTGGCGGCCATCGAGCAGATGAAGGAACAGGATCTGGATGTTGCCAGTGAATTTCTGGAAATGGCCAGCCGCCTTGTTTATATGAAAACCGTTTCTCTTCTGCCTCGCCATGAGGAAGAAAACCAGCGCTTGCAGCAGGAGCTGACCGGCCAGCTGTTGGAGCTTCGCCTGTGCAAGGCGGTGGCCCGGCTGTTGGGGGAGAGGAACCTTGCCTCTGACCTGTTTGTTCGGGAGCCTATGCCGCTGCCGGTGGATCAGACCTATACGCTGGTGCATCCGCGGGGGGTGCTGTTTGATGCCTATGCCGATGCGGTAGGCCGTGAGGCCCGCCGCCGCCCGCCGCCGGAGGAAACCTTCCGCCCGTTGGTGGCACACCCCATGGTCAGCGTTACCTCCAAAATCTTTACCGTTCTGCGGGCCTTGCGCCGCCGGGAAAAGGTGCCTATGGGGGAGCTTTTTGAGAAAAGCGGCGGCCGCAGCGGCATGGTGGCCACCTTTTTGGCTCTGCTGGAGCTGGTGCATTCCCAGCGCATTGTGGTACGGGAGGGAGAGGTTCTCTCCAAGCCTCGCCGCCGCTGA
- the scpB gene encoding SMC-Scp complex subunit ScpB, producing MQIERMERNVEAILFAAGDPLEGEKIALALDIEEKTVKNLVNRIADRYDREESPFDIVFMDGAYQLCTRPDFAPVIRAALEIRRSAPLSQAALEVLAIVAYNQPVTRAFVDQVRGVDCSSVMRSLVEKGLIMEAGRLQIPGKPLAYKTTPNFLRSFGMESLEQLPTVPSLPDEEPEDEAQLPGQIDFFEIE from the coding sequence TTGCAGATTGAACGGATGGAACGCAACGTGGAAGCCATTCTTTTCGCCGCCGGTGATCCGCTGGAAGGGGAAAAAATTGCGCTTGCACTGGATATTGAGGAAAAAACAGTCAAAAATTTAGTCAATAGGATTGCCGACCGCTATGACCGGGAGGAAAGCCCCTTCGATATTGTTTTTATGGATGGCGCTTACCAATTGTGCACCCGGCCGGATTTTGCGCCTGTGATCCGGGCGGCGCTGGAAATTCGCCGGAGTGCACCTCTTTCTCAGGCGGCGCTGGAGGTTCTGGCCATTGTGGCCTATAACCAGCCGGTAACCCGGGCCTTTGTGGATCAGGTTCGAGGGGTGGATTGCTCTTCGGTTATGCGCTCGCTGGTGGAGAAGGGCCTGATTATGGAGGCCGGGCGATTGCAGATTCCGGGCAAGCCGCTGGCCTATAAAACCACGCCCAACTTTTTACGAAGCTTTGGCATGGAATCACTGGAGCAGCTTCCCACGGTTCCCAGCCTGCCCGATGAGGAGCCGGAGGATGAGGCTCAGCTTCCGGGGCAGATCGATTTTTTTGAGATTGAATAG
- the ytfJ gene encoding GerW family sporulation protein, whose protein sequence is MSQQQPHPINDFTASALQNLRTLVDVNTIVGDPITTAEGIVIIPISKVSFGYGTGGSDLPFKTSEGFGAGTGGGVTIQPLAFLVISGGRVELLQMQTADNTADRIVNSVPGLIDKVTDLFKKEKPSDKKDSQA, encoded by the coding sequence ATGAGCCAGCAACAACCGCATCCAATCAATGATTTTACCGCCAGCGCTCTGCAGAACCTCCGAACTCTGGTGGATGTCAACACCATTGTGGGCGACCCCATCACAACAGCTGAGGGTATCGTCATCATTCCCATCTCCAAGGTTTCCTTCGGGTATGGAACCGGCGGCTCCGATCTTCCCTTTAAAACCTCCGAGGGCTTCGGTGCAGGAACCGGCGGCGGGGTTACCATCCAGCCTCTGGCCTTTCTGGTCATCAGCGGCGGCCGGGTGGAGCTGTTGCAGATGCAGACCGCCGATAACACAGCCGACCGCATTGTCAACTCGGTTCCCGGCCTTATTGATAAGGTAACTGACCTGTTCAAAAAAGAGAAGCCCTCCGATAAAAAGGATTCCCAAGCCTAG